A portion of the Deltaproteobacteria bacterium genome contains these proteins:
- a CDS encoding c-type cytochrome, protein MKVKNIALLILFALFISSAAFAAGDKENGKKIYEKKCIWCHGKDGAGNGPAAAFLNPPPRDFTSGLYKFKTTPFDEILPNDEDIFRMIADGMPDSSMPGWKDILKEKEMWDIIAYIKTFAGLEGKPAKQIDFSKQVKSSKESIERGKKLFIDRCAECHGEEGRGDGGKKLKDDWDARTWPRNLTKPWSFRVNNDPKNIFARITTGIPGTQMPSFADPASKKKLSDEERWDVANYAASLADASKTIKEGSTVVKAKRVSGSLPEKADDPKWQEAEPTNFYLISQIIGKERFFMPSNNSIRTRAFYNDKEIAILLEWDDRTKSIPGDEKALEVSLDGQVFEDSVSVQFPVTIPEEMEKPYFGMGDASKPVNIWQWKSEKKDAQQTVRLLNATGFEKIEARDAGKAGLKAQGVYNKGTWRVVMKRSLAGGEKGRDIQFVEGKFIPLAFAVWDGTNGEKGSKHTMTTWYWLFLKPEAGIYVYAMPAFVAFFVLGICILLARSSRRKG, encoded by the coding sequence ATGAAAGTTAAAAATATTGCACTACTTATACTGTTTGCCCTTTTCATTTCCTCTGCCGCCTTTGCAGCAGGTGATAAAGAAAATGGCAAGAAGATATATGAAAAAAAGTGCATCTGGTGCCACGGCAAAGATGGTGCAGGCAATGGTCCTGCTGCTGCCTTCCTAAATCCGCCTCCAAGGGATTTTACATCAGGTCTTTATAAATTCAAAACAACACCGTTTGATGAAATCCTTCCAAATGATGAGGATATATTCAGGATGATTGCAGACGGTATGCCTGACAGTTCAATGCCGGGATGGAAGGATATACTCAAAGAAAAAGAGATGTGGGACATCATTGCATACATAAAAACATTTGCAGGACTTGAAGGGAAACCAGCAAAGCAGATAGATTTTTCAAAGCAGGTTAAATCCTCAAAGGAAAGTATTGAAAGGGGCAAGAAATTATTTATAGACAGATGTGCAGAGTGTCATGGCGAAGAGGGCAGGGGAGATGGAGGGAAGAAATTAAAGGATGACTGGGATGCAAGGACATGGCCCAGAAACCTTACAAAGCCGTGGTCATTCAGGGTTAATAATGACCCCAAAAATATATTTGCCCGAATTACAACAGGTATACCCGGGACACAGATGCCGTCATTTGCAGACCCTGCAAGTAAGAAAAAACTTTCAGATGAAGAGAGATGGGATGTAGCAAACTATGCTGCCTCTCTGGCAGATGCTTCAAAGACAATAAAAGAAGGCAGTACAGTTGTTAAGGCAAAAAGGGTATCAGGCAGTTTGCCTGAAAAGGCTGATGACCCAAAATGGCAGGAGGCAGAGCCAACTAACTTTTATCTTATCTCACAGATTATAGGTAAGGAGAGGTTTTTTATGCCTTCTAATAACAGTATAAGGACAAGGGCATTTTATAATGATAAAGAGATCGCAATACTTCTTGAATGGGATGACAGGACAAAAAGTATTCCTGGTGATGAAAAGGCATTAGAGGTATCTCTTGATGGACAGGTATTTGAAGACAGTGTTTCTGTCCAGTTCCCTGTTACAATACCAGAGGAGATGGAAAAGCCTTATTTTGGTATGGGTGATGCTTCAAAGCCTGTGAATATCTGGCAGTGGAAGAGTGAGAAAAAAGATGCGCAGCAGACTGTAAGGCTGTTAAATGCCACTGGTTTTGAAAAGATAGAGGCAAGGGATGCAGGCAAGGCTGGTTTAAAGGCACAAGGTGTATATAATAAAGGCACATGGCGTGTTGTGATGAAGAGGTCTCTTGCAGGAGGAGAAAAGGGTAGGGACATACAGTTTGTAGAAGGTAAATTTATCCCGCTTGCATTTGCTGTATGGGACGGCACAAATGGAGAAAAGGGTTCAAAACACACAATGACAACATGGTACTGGTTATTCCTTAAGCCAGAGGCAGGTATATATGTGTATGCAATGCCTGCGTTTGTTGCTTTTTTTGTGTTGGGTATATGCATACTACTTGCCAGAAGCAGCCGTAGAAAAGGGTAA
- a CDS encoding tetratricopeptide repeat protein translates to MKNISRLILVFIVTFVFTDIAYSGDKRVASLSREDAHKKAITHQTRGNAFEDEGKFNDAITEYKESLKYSPDDVNTLFNLGVVYLKANKANEAVTAFERIVKLAPKDTEAYNLLGIAYKGSGNEIGAKKAWEKSLAIDPNQAQVKKMMQDSVQSQQ, encoded by the coding sequence ATGAAAAACATAAGCAGACTGATATTAGTATTTATAGTAACATTTGTATTTACAGATATTGCATATTCTGGGGATAAAAGGGTAGCAAGTCTTTCAAGGGAAGATGCACATAAAAAGGCAATCACACATCAGACAAGAGGCAATGCCTTTGAAGATGAAGGTAAATTCAATGATGCAATAACAGAATATAAAGAGTCTTTAAAATATAGCCCTGATGATGTTAATACACTTTTTAACCTTGGTGTGGTCTACTTAAAGGCAAATAAGGCTAATGAGGCTGTAACAGCATTTGAAAGGATTGTCAAACTTGCTCCAAAAGATACAGAGGCATACAATCTTTTAGGTATTGCTTACAAGGGAAGCGGTAATGAAATAGGTGCCAAAAAGGCATGGGAAAAATCCCTTGCAATAGACCCGAATCAGGCACAGGTGAAAAAGATGATGCAGGATAGTGTGCAGAGCCAGCAGTAA
- a CDS encoding cytochrome b N-terminal domain-containing protein: MLDDLKPEKVNWRHYFGGLSFIMLMLQLISGIFLIFFYEPSLSDAYKTIQKISNKVYGGGLLRNLHRWIPALLFIVVTVHTTRCFIRKDFSNQQKRVLWMTGVLLLLPIFLLVATGLILPWEWKGYWFMEMVTNYFATVPVIGSVLKTFFMDTYTIPRYYALHILVFPLITFILVDYHLLAKLRKRGIFKYLLRHIIIVIPFLLILFYLAITIQIPSNDPIDVPLPLEGAGIIAPEWYFLIMLLPFMYIKSSFWLFIIAIFAPLVVLFAIAFMPYYLKGKEEDNEEESNKEKHPHHRATGIRLLWHKIMRDSYWKKIAAGVVVTVITFIVIGLLYLGSWNSPTLGCNSCHNISKGQRIGIPPDFFKDRSKLPLLDDNEWMLRHWYYPNEVW, translated from the coding sequence ATGTTAGACGACTTAAAACCAGAAAAAGTCAACTGGCGGCATTATTTTGGCGGTCTGTCATTTATAATGCTCATGCTCCAGTTGATAAGCGGCATCTTTCTTATATTCTTTTATGAGCCATCCCTAAGTGATGCCTATAAAACAATTCAAAAAATATCAAATAAGGTTTATGGCGGAGGGCTGCTCCGCAATCTCCACAGATGGATACCTGCTCTCTTATTTATTGTAGTAACAGTACATACAACAAGATGTTTTATCAGAAAGGACTTTTCAAACCAGCAGAAGCGGGTTTTATGGATGACGGGCGTTTTACTCCTACTCCCCATTTTTCTTCTTGTAGCCACAGGACTGATACTGCCGTGGGAATGGAAAGGCTATTGGTTTATGGAGATGGTTACGAACTACTTTGCAACTGTTCCAGTAATAGGCAGTGTGTTGAAAACATTTTTTATGGATACATACACCATCCCAAGATACTATGCGCTGCATATACTTGTATTTCCGCTGATTACATTTATCCTTGTTGATTATCATCTGCTTGCCAAGTTAAGAAAAAGAGGGATATTCAAATATCTTTTGAGACATATAATAATTGTCATTCCATTCCTGCTCATTTTGTTTTATCTTGCCATAACAATACAGATTCCCTCAAATGACCCAATAGATGTGCCGCTGCCGCTGGAGGGGGCTGGCATTATTGCGCCCGAATGGTATTTTCTGATAATGCTCCTCCCATTTATGTATATCAAAAGCAGTTTCTGGCTCTTTATCATTGCCATATTTGCGCCGCTCGTTGTGCTTTTTGCTATTGCATTTATGCCGTATTATTTAAAGGGTAAGGAAGAAGATAACGAAGAAGAATCAAATAAAGAGAAGCACCCTCATCACAGGGCAACAGGTATAAGACTTTTGTGGCATAAAATTATGAGGGATAGTTATTGGAAAAAGATTGCAGCAGGTGTTGTTGTTACTGTGATAACATTTATAGTTATTGGTTTGCTTTATCTTGGGAGTTGGAATTCCCCGACACTTGGCTGTAATTCCTGCCATAATATATCAAAGGGTCAGAGAATCGGCATACCTCCTGATTTTTTTAAAGACCGCTCAAAACTCCCGCTGTTAGATGATAATGAATGGATGCTCAGGCATTGGTATTATCCAAACGAGGTTTGGTAG
- a CDS encoding adenosylhomocysteinase yields MNHHVKDISLAKKGKLRIEWAEKDMPVLRLIKKRFEKEKPLKGVRLGTCLHVTTETANLAITLKAGGADVYLCASNPLSTQDDVAASLVKDFNIPTFAIKGEDNKTYYSHINAVLDKKPNITMDDGADLVAAIHGERKDLIKNILGSTEETTTGVIRLKSMAANKVLMFPVIAVNDAQTKHFFDNRYGTGQSTIDGIIRATNKLLAGSVFVICGYGWCGKGLAMRAKGMGADVVVTEIDPIKGIEAVMDGFRVMPVADAAKIGDVFCTVTGNLNVIRKEHFKNMKDGAIVSNSGHFNVELDIDGLKSISKGRRIVRDFVEEYRLKNGKRVFLLADGRLVNLASAEGHPPSVMDMSFANQALAAEYLVKNYKKLDKKVYVVPQNIDKEIARLKLASMGQKIDVLTSEQKKYLASWEMGT; encoded by the coding sequence ATGAATCATCATGTAAAAGACATTAGTTTGGCAAAGAAAGGTAAACTGCGGATTGAATGGGCTGAAAAGGACATGCCGGTTTTGAGGCTCATAAAAAAGAGGTTTGAAAAGGAAAAGCCGTTAAAAGGCGTAAGGCTTGGGACTTGCCTTCATGTTACAACAGAGACTGCAAACCTTGCAATTACATTAAAGGCAGGCGGCGCTGATGTTTATCTGTGCGCATCAAACCCGCTTTCAACGCAGGATGATGTTGCAGCATCGCTTGTCAAGGATTTTAATATACCCACATTTGCAATAAAGGGCGAGGACAATAAGACATACTACAGCCATATAAATGCAGTCCTTGATAAAAAGCCGAATATCACAATGGATGACGGCGCTGATTTGGTTGCAGCAATCCACGGCGAGAGAAAGGATTTAATAAAAAATATTTTAGGCTCTACAGAGGAAACAACAACAGGCGTGATAAGATTAAAAAGCATGGCAGCCAACAAGGTCTTGATGTTCCCTGTCATTGCAGTGAATGATGCACAGACAAAGCACTTTTTTGACAACAGATACGGCACAGGACAGTCAACAATAGACGGCATTATAAGGGCTACAAATAAACTCCTTGCAGGCTCAGTATTTGTTATATGCGGCTACGGCTGGTGCGGCAAAGGTCTTGCAATGCGCGCAAAAGGCATGGGCGCTGATGTTGTTGTTACAGAGATAGACCCGATAAAAGGCATAGAGGCTGTAATGGACGGCTTCAGGGTAATGCCTGTTGCTGATGCGGCAAAGATAGGAGATGTATTCTGCACAGTAACAGGAAATTTGAATGTAATAAGAAAAGAGCATTTTAAGAATATGAAAGACGGCGCAATAGTCTCAAATTCAGGGCATTTCAATGTTGAACTTGATATTGACGGCTTAAAATCAATAAGCAAGGGAAGAAGGATTGTCAGGGATTTTGTTGAAGAGTATCGTCTGAAAAATGGCAAGAGGGTATTTCTGCTTGCTGACGGAAGGCTTGTAAACCTTGCATCAGCAGAGGGTCATCCGCCGAGTGTTATGGACATGAGTTTTGCAAATCAGGCGCTTGCAGCAGAATACCTTGTTAAAAATTACAAGAAACTTGATAAAAAGGTCTATGTTGTGCCGCAGAATATAGACAAAGAGATCGCAAGGCTGAAACTCGCATCAATGGGGCAAAAGATAGATGTATTGACTTCAGAACAGAAAAAATACCTCGCATCATGGGAAATGGGGACATAG